The DNA sequence GGCGGCGGAGGCCACCACGGCGGCCGAGGCGGCGGCCGTGACGGTGGCCCGGCCGGACCCGGGTTTCGCTGCGCGGTGGCGACGGGACGCCATGGGAAGCCGCACTCCTTTCCGCAGTGTCGGGCGAGAACTGCGGGCAGACAGTAGCCGGGGGGCTACGCACGGTCCAACGGCCGTGAGGTGCGGACAAGCTGACGCCCCGCCGACTGACGCAGGTCACCGGCGGGGCGGAGGATCAGCGAGGGTGCTGGAGATTCGCCCGAAAGGATGGCCTTTCAGACGGTTGAAACCCGGTTCGACCCGGTTCCCGGCTCCGGTCAGACCCGGACGCCGAACTGGAACGGCATGTTGTCCATCGACTCGTAGCGCACGTTGGCACCGGGCTTGGGCGCGTGCAGCACCTGGCCGTTGCCCGCGTACAGACCTATGTGGTGCAGGTCGCCGTAGAAGAGCACCAGGTCACCCGGCTTGAGCTCACCGCGGCCGATGCGGGTGCCGGCGTTCGCCTGGTCCTGCGAGATACGCGGCAGCTGCACACCGGCCTGCTGGTACGCCCAGCCGGTGAGGCCGGAGCAGTCGAACGACGACGGACCGGTGGCGCCCCACACATAGGGGGTGCCGATCTTCGTCTTGGCGGCGGCGAGCGCGGCGGCGGCACGCTGCGAATCGGGCACCTCGCTGCCCAGGTCGACACGGTCGCTGGAGCGGTTGGCGCGCTCCGCGTCCTTGGCCGCGATCTGGGCGCGCTCCTTGGCGGTCAGCGTGTTGAGGAGGTTCCGGGCCTTGGAGAGCTTGCCCTGGATCTCGTCCTTCTTCTTGCCCAGCGCCGTACGGGTGTCCGCCAGGTCCTGGAGCTTGGTGGACGCCTCCTGGCGCTGCTGCTTGAGGGTGCGCTGCTTGTCGGCGATCTTGCGCAGGGACTCGGCCTGCTTGCCGCTCAGCTGGTTGAGGGTGGACGCCTTCTCGAGGTAGGTGTCCGGGTCCGAGGAGAGGAGCAGCTGCACCGAGGGGTCGATACCGCCGGAGCGGTACTGCGCGGTGGCCATCGCGCCCAGGCCGTTGCGCAGCTTGTTCAGCTCCTCCTGACCGCGCGCCACCTTGTCCTGCAGCTCGCCGACCTGCTTCTCCAGCTTCTGCTGCTTCTCCTTGGCGCCGTTGTACTTCTCGGTCGCCTGCTCCGCCTCTTCGTAGAGCTTGTCGACCTGCTCCTTGACGTCCTTCTTGTCCTGCTTCGGAGCGGCCTGAGCGGCCTGGGACGTGAGAGCGACGGCGGCGGCCGCGGTCGCGGTGAGGACGGTTACCCGAGTGCGGCTCGGCTGCTTGGGTCGACGGTGGGACGCCACGAAGGCGAGCTCCTTCTTCCTCCAGCCGCCTACCGGGAGTTGGGGGGGTTGTGAAGCCCCGGCTCCGCGACAGGGCGCGGACTCGGCGGTACCTCCGCTGTCACCCCGGATGGGTGATCAACCGCGCGAAGGTTCGAGGCGACCATAGTGACCTCGCCGTGATCCGTTCAAATCCCGACGGCAAAAAAGTTGCTCCAGAAGGGCATCTTTTACAAACAACGCACAGGCAGTGACGGCCGATTGACGCTCCGCCGACATCAGAAGTGGTGCGGTTCCGACTTCTGAAGTGATTCGGACGTACCGGGCCTCAGGTACGGGCAAGTCGCTTCAGCAGCAGCGCGGATGCCACGGGGCGCGCTCCGGCGCGCGCCACCCCATCGGCCACCTCGCGATCGGTGGACACCACCACCACCGGCCGGCCCGGCGGCTCCGCCCGCACCAGCTGCCGGATCAACTCGTCGGCCGTCACCCCCGGCTTGCTGAACAGCACCCGCACCCCGCGCGGCGGTGCGAGCAGCACCGGCGCGGCCAGCTCCGCCCCGTCGAAGACACAGGTCATCTCCGCGCCCGTCTGGGCCGCGAGCACCGCAAGACCGCCCAGCAGCCGCAGCCGCTGCTTCTCCAACGGCATCGTCGGATAGCCGGTCTTGGTGACGTTGTAGCCGTCCACCACCAGATGCGCCTGCGGCAGCGCGAGCAGCTGGTCCAGCAGCGCCGGATCCATCTCCGACAGCGCCCGGGTCGCTATGTCCTTCGGCGTCATCTTCCCCGGCTCCACGGCGGCCACCGTGTCCGCCGGGCGCGTCGACGCGGGCGGCAGGGCCAGTTCCCGCCGCAGCCCCTGCGCCGCGTCCAGCACCGTGTCCAGCAGCAGCCGCAGCCGCATGTCCTCCACGCTGCGCCCCTCGCGCGCCGCCCGCCGGCTGGCCTCCAGCGCCGACTCCGCCTCCGCGAGCCGGGCCCGCAGCCGCCGCGCCTCGCTGTCCGCGGTCGCCTGACGCGCCGTCGCCTCCGACCGCACGGACTCCAGCTCCGCCTCGACCTTGCGCAGCGCGGCCGCGCCCCGCTTCACATCGCTCAGCGCGCTGCGCAGCTTGCGCTGGAGCACGTCGTTCTCCTTGCGGGCCGCCTCCAGTTCGCCGCGCGCCCGCTCCGTCTCGTGACGGATGGCCGCCTTGGTCTCGGCGAGCTGGTCGCGCAGCCGCTGGAGCTCGCGTGCCGCCTCCTCACCGGCCCGCTCGGCGGAGGCCCGCTGGGCCTCCTCGCCCGCCGCCTCGACCAGCTTGACCCAGCCCGCCGGGCGCAGCACATACGCCACCGCCGCGACGTCCACCGGGTCGGCCGCGGCGGGCGGCGAACCGCTCTCGATCGCCTCGGACAGCTCCGGCTGGGCCTCCCGCAGCCGGCTCGCGATCCGCTGCCGGAAGAGGGGGTCGCTCTCCACCGCGGCGGCCATCGCGTTGCCCGCGAACTTGGCGCGCCGGGTCGGGGTGAAACGGGCGTACTGCCGCAGCTGGGTGGGCAGCTCGGTGACCGTCAGCCCGCCGAAGGCATCGGCGACCAGCGCCACCACCCGCCGCCGCACCCCCTCCGGCAGGGGGCGGTCCAGCGCCTCGGTGACGCCCTCGGCATCACCGGCCGCCCCGGGGCCACCGGTCCGCTCCACCACCTGTCATCGCTCCGTTCTCAGTCGCCGGCGCCGCTGCTCGGACGGTCCACGAGTTCGATCTGGTCGACCGCGTTGCACCAGCGACAGCGCACTGACTCAATGGTCTCACTGAGCACCTCGCGCTCCTCGACACTGGGTTCCCCGGCCAGGTCGAGATGCACATACTCCACGGCCCTCGTCGCACGGGTCACATCGAACCGGGTGAGGTTGCCGCACAGCGTGCAACGCCAGCGGGTCTCGGCGGTCGGCTGGGGAACGGCCATGATTGCGGATCCTCGCTTCTCGGCTGTCGGCGGCGTCCTGTAACCCTACGGCCTGAGCCCTGGCCCGTGCCCGGCCCGTACCGCCGCCGCGTCCCGGCGGGAGCGCGGCGAGGCGCTCTGTGGAGGTTGTGCCCGGTACGCCATGATCTGACCATGATCGAGACGTCGGCGGGGCCCGGCCGTCCCTGGGTGACGTACGGCCTGATCGTCAGCTGCTGCCTGCTCTTCGTCCTCGGACCGGCCTCGGGGCTCAATCCCGGCTATGGCTCGGGCGGGGAGCTGGTGGCGGCCCAGTCCGCGTACTTCGAGCGCTGGGGGGTGGTGCCCAGCGCCCTGTGGGGCGGCGCCCCCGATGCGCCGCTCGCCCCGCTGACCGCGCTGTTCGTGCACGGCAACTGGCTGCATCTGCTCGGCAACATGCTGTTTCTGTACGTCTTCGGCGCGATGACCGAGGAGCGCATGGGCCGGTTCCAGTTCGCCGTCTTCTACGTCGCCACCGGCTATCTGGCGCTGCTCGGCTACGCCGCCGCGCACCCCGACTCCACCCAGAGCCTGGTGGGCGCCTCCGGGGCCATCTCCGGGGTGCTCGGCGCCTTTCTGTGGCTGTTTCCCCGGGCCCGGGTGACCAGCCTCTTCCCGTTTCTGTTCTTTCTCCCGCTGCGCTTCCCGGCCTGGGCGGTGCTGATCTTCTGGGTGGCCCTCCAGTGGCTGGCCGCCCGCGAGGCCGACGACCGTCCCGGGGTCGCCTATCTCGCCCATCTCGTGGGCTTCACACTCGGCTTTCTCTTCGCGTGGGCCCGGTTCGGGGGGACGCGTAGAGTGGGCGGCGCAGCCAGGTCCAGCGAGGGAGAAAGCCAGCCGTGATCACTTCGATCGTGCTCATCAAGACCAGTGTGGACCGGATCCCGGAGATCGCCGAGAAGATCGCCGCGCTGGACGGTGTGAGCGAGGTCTACTCGGTCACCGGTGCGCACGATCTGATCGCGATGGTGCGGGTGGCCCGCCACGACGACCTCGCGGACATCATCCCGGGCCAGATCAGCAAGGTGCCGGGGGTGGCCTCCACGGAGACGCACATCGCCTTCCGGACCTACTCCCAGCACGACCTGGAGGCCGCGTTCGCCATCGGCCTGGACAGCTAGGCCCGGTCCGGACAGGCCCCGGTCCGGGCCTCCCCCGGCGCCCGCCCAGGGGCTCAGCCGCGGTCCGGGACGCAGCGGCCGTCCTCGGTGCGGTAGCTCCACCGGGCACCGTCGCGTACGAGCTCGGCCACGGCGCGGACGAACCGCTCCACATGTTCGTCCGGGGTGCCCGCCCCGAAGCTGACCCGGATCGCGTTCAGCGCACGCTCCCCCGGCGCGGCCTCGGGCGCACCGCATTCCCCCGGCTCGTCGGGCTCGCTGTCCAACAGGGTGCGGACCAGCGGATGCGCGCAGAAGAGCCCGTCGCGCACGCCGATGCCGTACTCCGCGGAGAGCGCCGCCGCGAAGTGGGAGCTGTTCCAGCCCTCCACCACGAACGAGAGCACACCGACCCGGGGGGCGTCGTCGCCGAACAGCGACAGCACCCGCACCTCGGGCACCTCGGCCAGCCCCGCCCGCACCGTGGCGATCAGCTGCCGCTCACGGGCCACCAGGCCCTCGAAACCGGCCTCGGTCAGCGCCTTGCACGCGGAGGCGATCGCGTAGACGCCGATGACGTTCGGCGAGCCCGCCTCGTGCCGGGCGGCCGTGGTGTGCCACTCGACGTCGATCCCGCCGTCGTCCCGGCGCGCCACCTTACGGCTGGCGCCACCGCCCGCCAGATACGGCTGGGCCTCCCGCAGCCAGTCGGCCCGCCCGGCCAGCACACCGGCCCCGAAGGGCGCGTACAGCTTGTGCCCGGAGAAGGCCACCCAGTCCACGTCCGCCGCCGCGATGTCCACCGGGTGGTGCGGGGCCAGCTGCGCGGCGTCCAGCACGATACGGGCGCCGTGGGCGTGCGCCGCGGCGGCCAGCTCCCGTACCGGCCACAGCTCACCGGTCACATTGGACGCGCCGGTCACGCAGACCAGCGCCGGGCCCTCGGCCCGCCCCGCGAGCGCCGTCTCCAGCGTCTCCACCGCCTGCCGCGGGGAGCGCGGGGCGCTGAGGTAGTGGACGGCGATGTCCGCCCGCTGCCGCCAGGGCAGCAGCGAGGCGTGGTGTTCGGTCTCGAAGACGAAGACCTGGGTGCCGCGCGGCGCCACGGCGGCCAGGAGGTTGAGCGAATCGGTGGTGGAGCGGGTGAAGACGACCTGGTCGTCCGCGCGGCAGCCGAGGAAGGCGGCGACGTCCTTACGGCTGTTCTCGAAGAGGTCGGTGGACAGCTGCGAGAGGTAGCCCGCCCCGCGGTGCACGCTGCCGTAGTAGGGCGCGTAGGCGGCGATGTCGTCCCAGACCCGCCGCAGGGCGGGCGCGCTGGCGGCGTAGTCGAGCGCCGCGTAGGTCACCTCGCCGCCGGTGACCAGGGGCACCAGGACATCGCTGCCGAGCACGGGCAGCGGCTCACAGGCGGCGGAGGAGGAAGTGGCGGAGGAGTCGGCGGAGGCGAGGGCAGAAGGGCGCACGGACATGACGAGGTCTCCCGGAAGGGTCGAAGGCGTGCCGCGCCACGGGAGCGGCGGCGGTGAACCTGCCGTCGGGGCGCGGAAAGGTCGCTCGACGCACGGCACCACCGCGCGGAGCGGACAATAGAAAAACGGGCCGCTCGGCCCTAGCGCATTCGCTGCATCACGGAAGAGCTCCCTCGACCACCAGGACCCCTAGTGTGAGGGGTCCGCGCTTGCCACCGGCCTTGTTGCCAGGCGGCCTGGTCATCACCCGGGGCACCCCGCCACGGACGGAGGGTTGCCGGACAGCGGGCCGGGGCCGTAGTCGCTGTCGCTCGTGACCTGGGCAGGAGTATGCCATGCCGAACGCCGACGCCCATGTTCTGTCCGCATCCCGGACAGAACATGGGCGTCGTCAACAGAACACGGGCGGCGTAAGGGGGCCGCCGGGGTCCGCTCAGGCGTTGGTGGCCCGCACCCACCGCTCCAGGGCGTCGCGCGCCGCCCCCGAGTCGATCGACTCGGCGGCTTGCTCGACCCCCGCCGCGATCCGCTCCGTCAGGGGCTTGTCCCCCGGCTCCGGTTCGAGCGCCACGAGCGCCGCCGCCGAGTTCAGCAGCACCGCGTCCCGGACCGGGCCCCGCTCGCCCGCCAGCAGCCGGCGGGCCACATCCGCGTTGTACGAGGCGTCGGCACCGCGCAGGGCCTCCACGGGAGCCAGCCCGATGCCCACGTGCCGGGGGTCGAAGGTCTCCTGGCGCACGGCGCCGTTCCGGACCTCCCACACCTGGGAGGTCGAGGTCACGGTCAGCTCGTCCAGTCCGTCGTCGCCCCGGACGACCAGCGCGGAGGAGCCGCGCTCGGCCAGCACCCCGGCCATGATGGGCGCCATCCGGGCATCGGCCACCCCGGTCGCCTGGGATGTGACCCGTGCCGGGTTGGTCAGCGGGCCGAGGAAGTTGAACGGGGTGGCGACGCCGAGCTCGCGGCGGGCCGCCGCGACATGCCGCAGCGACGGGTGGAACTTCACCGCGAAGCAGAAGGTGATGCCCGCCTCCTCCGCGATCTCGACCACCCGCTCCGGGCTGATGTCCAGATTGACGCCGAGCTTCTCCAGGACGTCGGAGGCACCGCTGGCGGAGGACGCGGCGCGGTTGCCGTGCTTGACCACCCGTGCGCCGGTGCCGGCCACGACCAGCGCGGACATGGTCGAGATATTGACGGTCTTGGCGCGGTCGCCACCGGTGCCGACGATGTCCACGGTCGCCCCGGGCACCTCGATCACCTTGGCGTGCTCGTACATGGCCCGCACCAGACCGGTCATCTCGGAGACCGTCTCGCCCTTCGCCCGCAGCGCGACCGCGAAACCGGCGATCTGGACGTCGGTCGCCTCGCCCCGCATGATCTGGTCCATGGCCCAGGCGGTGTCGTCCGCGCCGAGGTCCTGGCCGGCCAGCAGCGAACTCAGTACGTCCGGCCAGGTGCGGGCCGTCGCGGTGCTGTCGCCTCCGGCGGGGGTCACAACGTCCATGGTCCGCTCCTGGATCCGTGGGGGTGGGCAGGGAAAAGGGGTCCGCGACGTCAGCGGCCCGCCGCAAGCCTATCGGCAGTACGACCGGGGCCCCGGTCCGGACCGTGCGGTCCGGGCCGGGGCCCTGGTCTGTGGCGTCGCTACAAGTGGAGAAACCGGTGGGTGGGAGAGAGATCAGTGGTGGCCGTGGCCGCTGGTGATCTCGTGGTACTCCTCGCGGGTCGGCTTCGGAATGATGTTGTCCCCGCCGTAGTAGCCCTTGGAGAGCTTGGAACGGAGCTTCTGGGAACGCTTTATCTTCCGCTTGACCCCGTTCTCGTCGACCTCGGGGCCGATCTCATAGGGCTCGGGCTGCTCGTGCTGGGTCAGCGCGAACAGCTGGTCCTGCGAGAGCGGCTCGTGGACCTCGATGAACTCACCGTGCGGCAGCCGCTTGATGATGCCGGTCTCACGGCCGTGCAGCACCTTGTCGCGGTCGCGCCGCTGGAGGCCGAGGCAGATCCGCTTGGTCGCGATGAACGCCAGGACCGGGCCGACGAAGAAGCCGATCCGCACGAACCACGTGATCGAGTTGATCGACAGGTGGAAGTGGGTGGCCCACAGGTCGTTACCGCCACCGATCAGCATCACGAAGTACGCGGTCAGCCATGCGACACCGAAGGCCGTACGGGTCGGGGCGTTGCGCGGGCGGTCCAGGATGTGGTGCTCGCGCTTGTCACCGGTGATCCAGGACTCGACGAACGGGTAGAGCCCGATCGCGAAGAGGACCAGCGGGAAGAGCACGATCGGGATGAACACGCCCAGGACGAGCGTGTGACCCCAGGCGGTGATCTCCCAGCCGGGCATCACACGGACCAGACCCTCGGCGAAGCCCATGTACCAGTCGGGCTGGGCGCCGGTGGACACCTGGTCGGGCCGGTAGGGACCGATGGTCCAGACCGGGTTGATGGTCGCGATCGCGGAGACGACCGCGATCACACCGAAGACCAGGAAGAAGAAGCCGCCCGCCTTGGCCATGTAGACCGGCAGCAGGGGCATGCCCACGACGTTCTTCTCGGTCTTTCCGGCCCCGGGGTACTGCGTGTGCTTGTGGTAGAAGACCAGGATCAGGTGCGCCACCAGCAGGCCGAGCATGATGCCCGGCAGCAGCAGGACGTGGACCGGGTAGAGCCTCGGGATGAGGTCCATCCCCGGGAACTCGCCGCCGAAGACGAACATCGAGATGTAGGTGCCGACCACCGGGATCGACAGGAAGACACCCTCGATGAACCGCAGACCGGTGCCGGAGAGCAGGTCGTCGGGGAGCGAGTAGCCGGTGAAGCCGGTCAGCATGCCGAGGAAGAACAGCAGGAAGCCGAACAGCCAGTTGATCTCACGCGGCTTGCGGAACGCACCGGTGAAGAACACGCGCATCATGTGCGTGAACATGCCGCAGAGGAAGACCAGCGCGGCCCAGTGGTGGATCTGCCGGATCAGCAGACCGCCGCGCACCTCGAAGCTGATGTCGAGCGTCGAGGCGAACGCCTCGGACATCTTGACACCCTGCATCGGGACGTACGGCCCGTGGTACGTGACCTCTTCCATGCTGGGGTGGAAGAACAGCGTCAGATACACACCCGTGAGGATGATGATGATGAAGCTGTAGAGGCAGACCTCGCCCAGCATGAAGGACCAGTGGTCCGGGAAGATCTTGCGCATGTTGGCCTTGGCCAGGCTGTAGATGCCCAGCCGGCCATCGGCCCAGTCGGCGACGCGCTCGCCCGCGGGCGCTTTGCCGCGGCGCTGCGCGCCGCTGTCGCTTGCAGTGCTCATCCGCGCTCCCAGTAAGCAGGACCGACGGGCTCCGAGAAGTCGCCCATGGCTTCGAGGTACCCCTGGTCGTTGGCCCTGATCCGCAGCTGCGGCAGCGCGTGACCGGCCGGACCGAAGATCACTCGGCCACCGTCGGAGAGGTCGAAGGTCGACTGGTGGCAGGGGCACAGGACGTGGTGCGTCTGCTGCTCATAGAGGTTGATCGGGCAGCCGACGTGGGTGCAGATCTTGGAGAACGCCACGATGCCCTCGTGCGACCAGTCCAGCTCGCGCTTGTCCTTGATGTTCTCCGGCTGGAGCCGGACCAGCATCAGGGCGGCCTTGGCGATCTCGGTCTGGAAGTCGTGGTCCTCCTCGCTCATGCCCTCGGGCATGGCGAAGGTGAGCGAACCGACGGCGATGTCCTCGGGGCGCAGCGGCTGCATGGTGTTGTAGTTCATCAGCCGCTTGCCCTTGGCCCACTTGGTGTGCCGCAGCTTGGTGCCCGGCATCGGACCGAGGTCGCGCAGCAGCACGACACCGGAGAGCGGCACCAGCGCGAGCGCGCCGAAGAGGGTGTTGCGGGCGAGCTTGCGCCGGCCGAAGCCGGACTCCTTCGCACCCTGGCGGAAGTCCTCGAGGACCTTCGACTTCACCTCGGGGCTGGCCTCGATGGCGTGC is a window from the Streptomyces luomodiensis genome containing:
- the qcrA gene encoding cytochrome bc1 complex Rieske iron-sulfur subunit: MSSHEISEAEDKLPEGRGAASAVRPADDPFADPGLPPHEHRKQDIDERAAQRSERTVALLFTVSMLATIAFIAAYVAIPVDKYIYVFPIGHISALNFALGVTLGIALFGIGAGAVHWARTLMSDEEIADERHAIEASPEVKSKVLEDFRQGAKESGFGRRKLARNTLFGALALVPLSGVVLLRDLGPMPGTKLRHTKWAKGKRLMNYNTMQPLRPEDIAVGSLTFAMPEGMSEEDHDFQTEIAKAALMLVRLQPENIKDKRELDWSHEGIVAFSKICTHVGCPINLYEQQTHHVLCPCHQSTFDLSDGGRVIFGPAGHALPQLRIRANDQGYLEAMGDFSEPVGPAYWERG
- a CDS encoding rhomboid family intramembrane serine protease, with protein sequence MIETSAGPGRPWVTYGLIVSCCLLFVLGPASGLNPGYGSGGELVAAQSAYFERWGVVPSALWGGAPDAPLAPLTALFVHGNWLHLLGNMLFLYVFGAMTEERMGRFQFAVFYVATGYLALLGYAAAHPDSTQSLVGASGAISGVLGAFLWLFPRARVTSLFPFLFFLPLRFPAWAVLIFWVALQWLAAREADDRPGVAYLAHLVGFTLGFLFAWARFGGTRRVGGAARSSEGESQP
- the trpD gene encoding anthranilate phosphoribosyltransferase, coding for MDVVTPAGGDSTATARTWPDVLSSLLAGQDLGADDTAWAMDQIMRGEATDVQIAGFAVALRAKGETVSEMTGLVRAMYEHAKVIEVPGATVDIVGTGGDRAKTVNISTMSALVVAGTGARVVKHGNRAASSASGASDVLEKLGVNLDISPERVVEIAEEAGITFCFAVKFHPSLRHVAAARRELGVATPFNFLGPLTNPARVTSQATGVADARMAPIMAGVLAERGSSALVVRGDDGLDELTVTSTSQVWEVRNGAVRQETFDPRHVGIGLAPVEALRGADASYNADVARRLLAGERGPVRDAVLLNSAAALVALEPEPGDKPLTERIAAGVEQAAESIDSGAARDALERWVRATNA
- a CDS encoding NYN domain-containing protein, coding for MVERTGGPGAAGDAEGVTEALDRPLPEGVRRRVVALVADAFGGLTVTELPTQLRQYARFTPTRRAKFAGNAMAAAVESDPLFRQRIASRLREAQPELSEAIESGSPPAAADPVDVAAVAYVLRPAGWVKLVEAAGEEAQRASAERAGEEAARELQRLRDQLAETKAAIRHETERARGELEAARKENDVLQRKLRSALSDVKRGAAALRKVEAELESVRSEATARQATADSEARRLRARLAEAESALEASRRAAREGRSVEDMRLRLLLDTVLDAAQGLRRELALPPASTRPADTVAAVEPGKMTPKDIATRALSEMDPALLDQLLALPQAHLVVDGYNVTKTGYPTMPLEKQRLRLLGGLAVLAAQTGAEMTCVFDGAELAAPVLLAPPRGVRVLFSKPGVTADELIRQLVRAEPPGRPVVVVSTDREVADGVARAGARPVASALLLKRLART
- a CDS encoding Lrp/AsnC ligand binding domain-containing protein; amino-acid sequence: MITSIVLIKTSVDRIPEIAEKIAALDGVSEVYSVTGAHDLIAMVRVARHDDLADIIPGQISKVPGVASTETHIAFRTYSQHDLEAAFAIGLDS
- a CDS encoding aminotransferase class V-fold PLP-dependent enzyme, whose amino-acid sequence is MSVRPSALASADSSATSSSAACEPLPVLGSDVLVPLVTGGEVTYAALDYAASAPALRRVWDDIAAYAPYYGSVHRGAGYLSQLSTDLFENSRKDVAAFLGCRADDQVVFTRSTTDSLNLLAAVAPRGTQVFVFETEHHASLLPWRQRADIAVHYLSAPRSPRQAVETLETALAGRAEGPALVCVTGASNVTGELWPVRELAAAAHAHGARIVLDAAQLAPHHPVDIAAADVDWVAFSGHKLYAPFGAGVLAGRADWLREAQPYLAGGGASRKVARRDDGGIDVEWHTTAARHEAGSPNVIGVYAIASACKALTEAGFEGLVARERQLIATVRAGLAEVPEVRVLSLFGDDAPRVGVLSFVVEGWNSSHFAAALSAEYGIGVRDGLFCAHPLVRTLLDSEPDEPGECGAPEAAPGERALNAIRVSFGAGTPDEHVERFVRAVAELVRDGARWSYRTEDGRCVPDRG
- a CDS encoding C40 family peptidase → MASHRRPKQPSRTRVTVLTATAAAAVALTSQAAQAAPKQDKKDVKEQVDKLYEEAEQATEKYNGAKEKQQKLEKQVGELQDKVARGQEELNKLRNGLGAMATAQYRSGGIDPSVQLLLSSDPDTYLEKASTLNQLSGKQAESLRKIADKQRTLKQQRQEASTKLQDLADTRTALGKKKDEIQGKLSKARNLLNTLTAKERAQIAAKDAERANRSSDRVDLGSEVPDSQRAAAALAAAKTKIGTPYVWGATGPSSFDCSGLTGWAYQQAGVQLPRISQDQANAGTRIGRGELKPGDLVLFYGDLHHIGLYAGNGQVLHAPKPGANVRYESMDNMPFQFGVRV
- the qcrB gene encoding cytochrome bc1 complex cytochrome b subunit produces the protein MSTASDSGAQRRGKAPAGERVADWADGRLGIYSLAKANMRKIFPDHWSFMLGEVCLYSFIIIILTGVYLTLFFHPSMEEVTYHGPYVPMQGVKMSEAFASTLDISFEVRGGLLIRQIHHWAALVFLCGMFTHMMRVFFTGAFRKPREINWLFGFLLFFLGMLTGFTGYSLPDDLLSGTGLRFIEGVFLSIPVVGTYISMFVFGGEFPGMDLIPRLYPVHVLLLPGIMLGLLVAHLILVFYHKHTQYPGAGKTEKNVVGMPLLPVYMAKAGGFFFLVFGVIAVVSAIATINPVWTIGPYRPDQVSTGAQPDWYMGFAEGLVRVMPGWEITAWGHTLVLGVFIPIVLFPLVLFAIGLYPFVESWITGDKREHHILDRPRNAPTRTAFGVAWLTAYFVMLIGGGNDLWATHFHLSINSITWFVRIGFFVGPVLAFIATKRICLGLQRRDRDKVLHGRETGIIKRLPHGEFIEVHEPLSQDQLFALTQHEQPEPYEIGPEVDENGVKRKIKRSQKLRSKLSKGYYGGDNIIPKPTREEYHEITSGHGHH